A stretch of DNA from Lycium ferocissimum isolate CSIRO_LF1 chromosome 4, AGI_CSIRO_Lferr_CH_V1, whole genome shotgun sequence:
tctaaaTCCATAAGAGCCCTTCCTATAGTAAGGAAAGGTCTCCCCAGAATAATGAGAATATCACGATCAATAACACagtcaagaatcacaaaatctGCGAGCAATAGAAAATCATCAACCCGAACAAGAACATCATCAACCACGCCAACTGGCCTCTTAATAGATCTGTCAGCCATCTGTAATCGCATAGTCATCGGCCTAAGCATCCCTAATCCCGATTGCTTATAAATAGCAAGTGGCATTTGATTTATACTAGCCCCATTATCACAGAGagcacgagcaaaatcatgACGCCCGATAGAACAAGAAATGGTGAATGCCCCAGGATCTCCCTTCTTTTGGACtgttgttgtcaaaataatagaACTCACAGTGTGAGTCAAACTCACAGTTTCATGTTGCACAGACCTCTTCTTAGTAAGCAAGTCTTTCAAATACTTTGAAAATCCAGGCATCTCCTTGACAGCATCCAAGAATGGAAAGTTCAATGACAACTGCTTTAGTTGATCATAAAATATCTGAAACTTAGCATCTTCCGTCTTCTTCACCAACCTTTGAGGAAAGGGAGGTTTAGATTTGAAAAGCTAAGTCAAAGAGCAGAGAGCCCCCTTTATAGTCTGCTTGCTCTTGTCGTCAGTCATCTTCAAACCTTCTAGAATATCAGCAACTTCTTCCACAATTGGAATTTTTATGGGAACCTCTTCAGCAATAATTGGTGCATCAGATTgcacctcttcttcttcaacaactggCTTGAGATCTATCACCTTCTTTTTAGCACCTTAGAGTATTTTAACACTCCGAGTACTGATAGCATAAACACGGTCTACATCACCTCCCCCATTCTTCGGATTCGGAATAGTGTCACTAGGAAGTCCTCCCTTTTGAGGAGGGTCTTGATCTCTGGAAATATCACGCATCTGTGACTCAAGCTTCTAAATGGAAGCCGTATGAGATCCCATTATTTCAGTCAGCCTAGATAAAGTCTTCTCAGCCTTGGTTTGATTTGCCAACACCTTCTCAAGCATAGCCTCTAACCGCAAACTACCTTGCTCATTTGATTGCCCCTTTGGTGGAATATATGGATTGGAactcttatttttaaaattattgtgTTGTCATAGTTCCCTTGGTTCGAGCCACCATAATTATTATTGTAGTTCCCCTGGTCGTTGTTGTAAGTACCTTGTCCCTGCTTAGGTCTCCATTGATTTTGATTCTGATAACCCCCTTGGTAGTTTTGCCTTTGGTAACCCCCTTGAGAGTTGTTCACATAGTTAGCATCTTCAATCTGCATAGAAGGTCGCTCTAGATATGGAACCTCTTGAACTTGCTATATCCCCTTAGGCATACCTTGAGCTTCTTCACAAACATTCACCTTCTTAGTCTCCTTCTCGTCAAACCTCTTGGTCAGCAAAGAAATATTTATTGCAAGCTGAGCCAACGTTTGTTTTGTCTCATGATTCTCTTTCACCATAATGTGGATCATTATATCCCCATGCAGTAGACTATCAGCATTACCCGAGTGCCATGCCTGATTGTGTGTAGTCAATCTGTCAAGCATATTAGAGATTCGGGTGTAAGTTTTGTCCATGAAACACCCACCAGCTGCATTGTATGCGACTGATTGTGTTTTATAGGATGCAGCCCTGTATAGAATTTCTCCATCAATATATTCTCTGGAAAAACATGATTTGAAGACTTCTACAATATTCTTTAAA
This window harbors:
- the LOC132054244 gene encoding uncharacterized protein LOC132054244 gives rise to the protein MGQMGQNGQKCNNDQAGHYNIRPKEKNGNQGGQKDSPIVAEDENVFADLIDREDYSSAIVHPWVRATSVKIDSSLYQLLKLQGYFWNSTDNDPHQHLQNSVDVCAHHIQNNISEDAIHLRLFKYSLAGDARVWFEKLPQNSIPSWAEVISQEVGSNYMKLGRDLKNIVEVFKSCFSREYIDGEILYRAASYKTQSVAYNAAGGCFMDKTYTRISNMLDRLTTHNQAWHSGNADSLLHGDIMIHIMVKENHETKQTLAQLAINISLLTKRFDEKETKKIEDANYVNNSQGGYQRQNYQGGYQNQNQWRPKQGQGTYNNDQGNYNNNYGGSNQGNYDNTIILKIRVPIHIFHQRGNQMSKKLESQMRDISRDQDPPQKGGLPSDTIPNPKNGGGAKKKVIDLKPVVEEEEVQSDAPIIAEELFKSKPPFPQRLVKKTEDAKFQIFYDQLKQLSLNFPFLDAVKEMPGFSKYLKDLLTKKRSVQHETVSLTHTVSSIILTTTVQKKGDPGAFTISCSIGRHDFARALCDNGASINQMPLAIYKQSGLGMLRPMTMRLQMADRSIKRPVGVVDDVLVRVDDFLLLADFVILDCVIDRDILIILGRPFLTIGRALMDLEKNEIKF